In the Streptomyces formicae genome, one interval contains:
- a CDS encoding LLM class F420-dependent oxidoreductase produces the protein MTRPFRFGVNLVGLTTGDAWREKCRKAEALGYDVLLVPDHLGAPAPFPTLVAAAEATERPRVGTFVLNTGFWNPALLARDVATTDALTGGRLELGLGTGYVKPEHDAAGLPWGTPGERVGHLRRTVEELTALLASDEHQPPTLQKPRPPLLIGGNGDRMLRLAAEHADIAAFTGARSVPGDDSGKLLHLTAEELDGRLAAYHRFAADRAEPAELNLLVQMVEVTDDRRAAIRPVVDYIPHLTEETALELPLLLIGTVRQIADQLRAQRERYGFSYITVLEPYFEAFGPVIEELAGS, from the coding sequence ATGACCCGACCATTCCGTTTCGGCGTCAATCTGGTCGGCCTGACGACGGGCGACGCCTGGCGCGAGAAGTGCCGCAAGGCCGAGGCGCTCGGCTACGACGTGCTCCTCGTCCCCGACCACCTCGGGGCGCCCGCGCCGTTCCCCACGCTCGTGGCCGCCGCGGAGGCCACCGAGCGGCCGAGGGTCGGCACGTTCGTCCTCAACACCGGCTTCTGGAACCCGGCGCTCCTGGCCCGCGACGTGGCCACCACGGACGCCCTCACCGGCGGTCGGCTCGAACTCGGCCTCGGCACCGGCTACGTCAAACCCGAGCACGACGCGGCCGGTCTGCCCTGGGGCACACCGGGCGAGCGGGTCGGCCATCTCCGGCGCACCGTCGAGGAGTTGACCGCGCTCCTCGCCTCCGATGAGCACCAGCCGCCGACGCTCCAGAAGCCCCGGCCGCCCCTGCTCATCGGCGGCAACGGCGACCGCATGCTGCGGCTCGCCGCGGAACACGCCGACATCGCGGCGTTCACCGGGGCCAGGTCGGTCCCGGGCGACGACAGCGGGAAGCTGCTCCACCTCACGGCCGAAGAGCTGGACGGGCGGCTCGCCGCCTACCACCGCTTCGCCGCCGACCGGGCCGAACCCGCCGAGCTGAACCTGCTGGTCCAGATGGTCGAGGTGACCGACGACCGCCGCGCGGCCATCCGCCCGGTCGTGGACTACATCCCCCACCTCACCGAGGAGACCGCGCTGGAACTCCCCCTCCTCCTGATCGGCACCGTGCGTCAGATCGCCGATCAGCTGCGCGCCCAGCGGGAGCGGTACGGCTTCTCGTACATCACGGTCCTCGAGCCGTACTTCGAGGCGTTCGGTCCTGTCATCGAGGAACTGGCGGGCAGCTGA